A window of Ignavibacterium sp. contains these coding sequences:
- a CDS encoding NADH-quinone oxidoreductase subunit M: protein MTNFPILSLITFLPILGMIVVLLIPKKQELAIKSLTIVITAVQVVLAIILLMNYNYSLGGINDIKSFQFIEKFRWIEITGFSWIGKIKIDYFLGVDGLSMPMVLLTAIVTFIASISSWTIDKSLKGYFAMFLLLDTGMMGVFVALDFFLFYVFWELMLLPMYFLIGIWGGPRREYAAIKFFLYTLLGSVLILLVMIGLYFSSMETLADGTRVFTFNMLEMMNPANYTVGGILSPLNPNNLRFIAYIGLFIGFAIKIPMFPFHTWLPDAHVEAPTAISVILAGVLLKMGTYGILRISYPIFPEITKQLVWYIALFGMINIIYGAFCAMAQKDFKKLIAYSSVSHMGYVMLGMAALNTMGISGAILQMFNHGTITAMLFLIVGVIYDRAHIRDLDSFGGLGKQMPVYTGFVTVAFFAAIGLPGLSGFISEALVFLGGFGNDITRVLAVVSTLGILLGAGYMLWTLQRVFLGPLNEKWANLKDMDFREFAMLVPLSLIIIFLGVYPGPMLSLMNTSVNTMVEFIEKAQAFYQTLGSL from the coding sequence ATGACAAATTTTCCTATACTTTCGCTAATCACTTTTTTACCCATTCTGGGTATGATTGTAGTTCTGCTGATTCCTAAAAAGCAGGAATTGGCAATTAAAAGTCTTACAATTGTAATAACTGCTGTTCAGGTGGTTCTTGCAATAATTTTACTAATGAACTACAATTATTCTCTTGGAGGAATCAATGATATAAAATCATTTCAGTTCATTGAAAAGTTCAGATGGATTGAAATTACTGGTTTCTCCTGGATTGGTAAAATTAAAATTGATTATTTCCTTGGTGTCGATGGTCTAAGTATGCCAATGGTATTACTGACTGCAATTGTAACTTTTATCGCTTCAATTTCCTCGTGGACAATTGATAAATCGTTAAAAGGTTATTTTGCAATGTTCTTGCTACTCGATACCGGAATGATGGGAGTATTTGTTGCACTTGATTTCTTCCTTTTCTATGTATTCTGGGAATTAATGTTGCTTCCAATGTATTTCCTCATTGGAATCTGGGGTGGTCCGAGAAGAGAATATGCTGCAATTAAGTTTTTCCTTTATACTTTGCTTGGAAGTGTTCTCATTCTTCTTGTGATGATTGGTTTGTATTTCAGCTCTATGGAAACTCTTGCAGATGGAACAAGAGTATTCACTTTCAATATGCTTGAAATGATGAATCCTGCTAACTACACAGTTGGCGGAATTCTATCTCCACTTAATCCAAACAACTTGAGATTTATAGCTTACATTGGATTGTTTATCGGTTTCGCAATTAAAATCCCAATGTTTCCATTCCACACCTGGCTTCCTGATGCACATGTTGAAGCGCCAACAGCAATCAGCGTTATACTTGCTGGTGTGCTTTTGAAAATGGGTACTTATGGAATTCTCAGAATCTCGTATCCAATATTTCCTGAAATTACTAAACAGTTAGTTTGGTATATAGCTCTGTTCGGAATGATTAATATTATCTATGGTGCATTCTGCGCAATGGCTCAGAAGGATTTCAAAAAACTTATTGCTTATTCGTCAGTTTCTCATATGGGTTATGTAATGCTTGGAATGGCTGCATTAAATACAATGGGAATTTCAGGAGCGATATTACAAATGTTCAATCACGGAACTATAACTGCAATGCTCTTCTTGATAGTTGGAGTTATTTATGATCGTGCACATATCCGTGACCTCGATTCATTTGGTGGTTTGGGAAAGCAAATGCCTGTTTACACCGGATTTGTTACAGTTGCTTTCTTCGCTGCTATTGGATTACCAGGTTTAAGTGGGTTCATTTCCGAAGCATTGGTATTCCTTGGTGGATTTGGAAATGATATTACAAGAGTGCTGGCAGTTGTTTCTACACTTGGAATTTTATTAGGTGCTGGCTATATGCTTTGGACATTACAAAGAGTATTCCTTGGTCCTTTGAATGAAAAATGGGCTAACCTAAAAGATATGGACTTCAGGGAATTTGCAATGTTAGTTCCACTTTCACTGATAATAATTTTCCTTGGTGTATATCCCGGACCAATGCTTAGCTTAATGAATACATCAGTAAATACAATGGTTGAGTTCATTGAGAAAGCTCAGGCATTTTATCAAACATTAGGATCACTTTAA
- a CDS encoding Rrf2 family transcriptional regulator produces the protein MALNENGKYVTAREIANSYKLSYELVAKVLQILAKNKLIHSYQGVKGGYSLNKPAENITLAEIIKAIEPAYEITECMRNGFEEDSCSYFNCCKIKDPLAEVQKKIDKIFIETKLSDLI, from the coding sequence ATGGCTTTGAATGAAAATGGCAAATATGTTACAGCAAGAGAAATTGCTAATAGCTATAAATTGTCCTATGAATTAGTAGCTAAGGTCTTGCAAATCCTCGCTAAAAATAAATTAATTCATTCTTATCAGGGAGTGAAAGGCGGTTATTCATTAAACAAACCAGCAGAAAATATTACTCTTGCAGAAATAATTAAAGCGATTGAACCCGCTTACGAGATTACAGAATGCATGAGAAATGGGTTTGAGGAAGATAGTTGTTCTTATTTCAACTGTTGCAAAATAAAAGATCCGCTTGCAGAAGTTCAAAAAAAAATTGATAAAATATTTATTGAAACGAAACTAAGTGATTTGATATGA
- a CDS encoding cysteine desulfurase family protein, producing MNFKLPIYLDNNATTPVDPRVLESMLPYFSEKFGNPSSKHTFGYVTNAAVDLAREQIANLINANKNEIYFTSGATESINLIHFGIADKLSSIGNHIISSYVEHSASYESLLQLQKKGFDITFLKCDSKGFIHPEQIIEAIRPETILVSIIAANNEIGTINNISEIGKVCRANNILFHSDATQAFGKIKIDVNEMNIDFLSFSSHKIYGPKGIGGLFIRKGLEQKITPLIFGGGQEKGIRAGTLNVPGIVGFGKAAEICHCDFEKDFNHTKSLRDRLYKNLLSALDNVILNGDKENRLPGNLNLLIKGIKADSLISSIRNIAFSSGATCSSETGKPSRILKAIGLSDEDAKCCIRIGLGRFNTIEEIDYASEKFIEAITNLKLKRNLQSTI from the coding sequence ATGAATTTTAAGTTGCCTATTTATTTAGATAACAATGCTACAACTCCTGTTGATCCAAGAGTATTGGAATCAATGCTTCCCTATTTCTCTGAAAAGTTTGGAAATCCTTCGAGTAAACATACTTTTGGTTATGTAACTAATGCTGCAGTTGATTTAGCCCGAGAGCAAATTGCTAATTTAATCAATGCAAATAAAAATGAAATTTACTTTACAAGTGGTGCTACGGAATCAATAAATTTAATTCATTTTGGTATTGCAGATAAACTTTCTTCAATTGGTAATCATATTATTTCGTCTTATGTTGAACATAGTGCATCTTACGAATCTTTGCTTCAACTTCAGAAAAAGGGTTTTGACATTACTTTTTTGAAGTGTGACAGTAAAGGTTTTATTCATCCTGAGCAGATAATTGAAGCAATCAGACCTGAAACTATTCTTGTCAGCATTATTGCCGCTAATAATGAAATCGGAACTATAAATAATATTTCAGAAATTGGAAAAGTATGCAGAGCAAATAATATTTTATTCCATTCTGATGCTACTCAAGCTTTTGGAAAAATTAAAATTGATGTTAATGAAATGAACATTGATTTTCTTTCTTTCTCTTCGCATAAAATTTATGGTCCAAAAGGCATCGGAGGACTATTCATCAGAAAAGGACTTGAACAGAAAATTACTCCATTAATTTTTGGTGGTGGTCAGGAAAAAGGAATCAGAGCAGGCACTTTAAATGTTCCAGGAATTGTAGGTTTTGGCAAAGCTGCAGAGATTTGCCATTGCGATTTTGAAAAAGATTTTAATCATACAAAAAGTTTAAGAGACAGACTTTATAAAAATCTTTTATCTGCACTTGATAATGTTATACTAAACGGAGATAAAGAAAATCGGTTACCTGGGAATCTTAATCTTTTAATCAAAGGAATTAAAGCAGATTCTTTAATTTCGAGTATTCGGAATATTGCGTTCTCTTCGGGAGCTACCTGTTCATCAGAAACCGGTAAACCGAGCAGAATATTAAAAGCAATCGGATTAAGCGATGAGGATGCAAAGTGTTGTATCAGAATTGGTCTGGGTCGTTTTAATACGATTGAAGAAATTGATTATGCTTCAGAAAAATTTATTGAGGCAATAACAAATCTTAAATTAAAAAGAAATTTACAATCAACAATTTAA
- the atpD gene encoding F0F1 ATP synthase subunit beta — MSQLKGKIIQIIGPVVDIEFEGGQLPLIYNAIRIPRTSVEGVQEDLIVEVQQHLGEDRVRAVAMDSTDGLVRGMEAFDTGKPISVPVGPNTLGRLINVVGNPIDGLGEIKSDKRYSIHRPAPEFKNLSTKTEMFETGIKVIDLIEPYSKGGKTGLFGGAGVGKTVIIQELIHNIAQEHGGYSVFAGVGERTREGNDLWLEMKESGVLSKTSLVFGQMNEPPGARLRVALTGLTIAEYFRDEEGRDVLLFIDNIFRFTQAGSEVSALLGRMPSAVGYQPNLATEMGALQERITSTDKGSITSVQAIYVPADDLTDPAPAAAFAHLDATTVLSRQISELGIYPAVDPLDSTSRILEPGIIGQEHYNVAKTCKEILQHYKDLQDIINILGMDELSDEDKIVVRRARRIQRFFSQPFHVAEQFTGYKGRYVKLEDTIRSFKAIIDGKYDDYPEQAFMYCGSIEDVEEKAKRMAS, encoded by the coding sequence ATGAGTCAGTTAAAAGGTAAAATTATTCAGATTATCGGTCCCGTTGTTGATATTGAATTTGAAGGCGGGCAGTTACCATTGATATATAATGCAATCAGAATTCCAAGAACATCTGTTGAAGGCGTTCAAGAAGATTTAATAGTTGAAGTTCAACAGCATCTGGGAGAAGATAGAGTTAGAGCAGTTGCTATGGATTCAACTGATGGACTTGTAAGAGGTATGGAAGCATTTGATACAGGAAAACCAATTTCAGTTCCTGTCGGTCCTAATACACTCGGAAGGCTTATCAATGTTGTTGGAAATCCAATAGATGGACTTGGCGAAATAAAATCTGATAAAAGATATTCAATCCACAGACCTGCACCTGAATTCAAAAATCTTTCGACAAAAACTGAAATGTTTGAAACCGGTATTAAAGTTATTGACCTTATCGAGCCTTACTCAAAAGGTGGTAAAACCGGATTGTTTGGTGGTGCTGGTGTTGGTAAAACAGTTATCATTCAGGAACTTATTCACAACATCGCTCAGGAACACGGAGGTTATTCTGTTTTTGCAGGAGTTGGAGAAAGAACCAGAGAAGGAAACGACTTGTGGTTAGAAATGAAAGAATCTGGTGTTCTATCAAAGACTTCTTTGGTATTTGGACAGATGAATGAACCTCCAGGAGCGAGATTAAGAGTTGCGCTTACCGGATTAACAATTGCAGAATATTTCAGGGATGAAGAGGGAAGAGACGTTCTTCTCTTTATTGATAACATTTTCCGTTTCACTCAGGCAGGTTCAGAAGTTAGTGCGCTCTTAGGAAGAATGCCTTCTGCGGTTGGTTATCAACCAAACCTTGCGACTGAAATGGGTGCTTTACAGGAAAGAATTACTTCAACGGATAAAGGTTCCATCACATCCGTTCAGGCAATTTATGTTCCTGCAGACGATTTAACTGATCCGGCTCCTGCAGCAGCTTTTGCTCACCTTGATGCTACAACCGTATTAAGCCGACAGATTTCTGAATTGGGTATTTATCCTGCTGTTGATCCATTGGATTCAACTTCAAGGATTCTTGAACCTGGAATTATCGGACAGGAACATTATAATGTAGCCAAAACTTGTAAAGAGATCTTACAGCATTATAAGGATTTACAGGATATAATTAACATATTGGGTATGGATGAATTATCCGATGAAGACAAAATTGTTGTAAGACGAGCCAGAAGAATTCAGAGATTCTTTTCTCAACCATTTCATGTTGCAGAACAGTTTACTGGTTATAAAGGTCGTTATGTAAAACTTGAAGATACAATAAGAAGCTTCAAAGCTATTATTGATGGAAAGTACGATGATTATCCTGAACAGGCATTTATGTATTGTGGCTCAATTGAAGATGTTGAAGAAAAAGCTAAAAGGATGGCAAGTTAA
- a CDS encoding superoxide dismutase, whose amino-acid sequence MKRRNFITTLAALSAVNVIEPFTKKIESLNNNLIERRNIMGKFELPPLPYSYDALEPYIDKMTMEIHHTKHHQAYINNLNKAIEGTDMEKMSLEEMFASVSKLPVAVRNNGGGHWNHSLFWTLMKPNGGGNPSGALADAINAQFGTFDDFKKKFSDAAAGRFGSGWAWLVVSDNKLVVTSTPNQDNPLMDVADVKGSPILGLDVWEHAYYLKYQNRRPEYIENWWNVVNWDKVAELFSKAK is encoded by the coding sequence ATGAAAAGAAGAAATTTTATTACAACTTTGGCTGCGTTATCTGCAGTTAATGTTATAGAACCTTTTACAAAGAAAATTGAATCATTAAATAATAACTTAATTGAAAGGAGAAATATTATGGGAAAATTTGAATTGCCTCCATTGCCTTATTCTTATGATGCATTAGAACCATACATTGATAAGATGACGATGGAAATTCATCACACAAAACATCATCAGGCATATATCAATAACCTTAACAAAGCTATTGAAGGAACTGATATGGAGAAGATGTCTCTCGAAGAGATGTTTGCTTCAGTTTCAAAGCTGCCTGTAGCAGTAAGGAATAATGGTGGTGGACATTGGAATCATTCATTATTCTGGACATTGATGAAACCAAATGGTGGTGGAAATCCATCAGGCGCATTGGCAGATGCTATCAATGCTCAATTTGGAACTTTTGATGATTTCAAAAAGAAATTTTCTGATGCCGCTGCCGGAAGATTTGGTTCTGGTTGGGCCTGGTTAGTAGTTTCAGATAACAAATTGGTAGTTACCTCAACACCAAATCAGGACAATCCTTTGATGGATGTTGCAGATGTTAAAGGTAGTCCGATTCTTGGTCTTGATGTTTGGGAGCACGCATATTACCTGAAATATCAAAACAGAAGACCAGAATACATTGAAAATTGGTGGAATGTTGTTAACTGGGATAAAGTTGCTGAGTTGTTCTCAAAAGCTAAATAA
- a CDS encoding F0F1 ATP synthase subunit epsilon encodes MSELFLEIISPAKQVFSGQIKSITVPGTKGRFQVLKNHAPIISTFEIGMIKVELNDKPKYFATAGGTIEVLDNKVLVLADSIESSDEIDLDRALRAKERAEKRLFEKSHEIDVERAQAALARALNRIKVKENYGD; translated from the coding sequence ATGTCTGAGCTTTTTCTCGAAATAATATCTCCTGCAAAGCAAGTATTCTCTGGTCAGATTAAATCTATCACCGTTCCAGGAACAAAAGGTAGATTTCAGGTTTTGAAAAATCACGCCCCGATAATCTCTACATTTGAGATTGGAATGATTAAAGTCGAATTGAACGATAAACCAAAATATTTCGCTACTGCTGGAGGGACAATCGAAGTATTGGATAACAAAGTTCTCGTATTAGCTGATTCTATAGAGTCTTCTGATGAGATTGATTTGGATAGAGCACTCAGAGCGAAAGAGCGTGCCGAGAAAAGATTATTTGAAAAGTCTCATGAGATTGATGTTGAAAGAGCACAAGCAGCTTTAGCAAGAGCTCTGAACAGAATTAAAGTGAAAGAAAATTACGGTGATTAA
- a CDS encoding phospholipase D-like domain-containing protein yields the protein MKKLFLFLAVLTFNFSFPQTVVPIADLKMNDPNGVPLDTGQVFTVTGIVTSANQFGTNGPGSIQDATAGLSIFGSGFAGQVQIGDSVTVTSTLTHFNGLTQFDFRRAGSVLVKHSSNHYFDTTIVTISDIASQQWNGFEEFESRLIRINNVTIQATGNFASATNYNITDATGTLSAGLRIDNDVTSIIGQPIPQTSVDLVGILGQFKTSAPYNTGYQLLPRFLSDIIYDNSPLILNPVIASNITPEGFTVYFNTARNGNSQVKYGLTPSLELDSVVINNDTTVHIVPVSGLQEGTLYYFRAYSTNSAGTSFSSLQTVTTASANPQTGTINVYFNFSVDTTVAMTGNAAKGNVNFAQKLIERINAATYSIDMALYSFSDLPDVANAIIAAKNRGVKVRVVYENRTTQNSMQALIDAGIPVIKRTSGLNGIMHNKFFVFDARDTIAVNDWLWTGSWNVTLTESNWENNVVEINDPTITQAYKIEFEEMWGSTGDSPNPSNAKFGFQKSDNTPHIFNIGGREVKVYFSPSDGVMGKIVNTINTANKDIYFALYAFTRSDIATAMNNRFNAGVTDIRGLIDQVSTSGSQYSYLNTFAEMFGNQGATMHHKYGLVDATQTYSNPYVITGSANWSNSASNDNDENILIIDDIFIANQYMQEFKRRYNEDGGTNTFIIPIIISNDDKSFEIDDFKLYQNYPNPFNPTTTIRFEVAKAQNLKLVVYDLLGREVKVLFDQFAPVGLVTVDFKADDLSSGLYIYRLIGENVNFSRKMMLLK from the coding sequence ATGAAAAAACTATTTTTATTTCTCGCTGTTCTTACATTCAATTTTTCATTCCCACAAACAGTCGTTCCAATCGCTGACTTAAAAATGAACGATCCGAATGGAGTTCCTCTAGATACTGGTCAGGTATTCACAGTAACAGGAATTGTAACATCTGCAAATCAGTTCGGTACAAATGGTCCTGGCTCAATTCAGGATGCAACTGCCGGACTTTCAATATTCGGGAGTGGTTTTGCAGGTCAGGTTCAAATTGGAGATTCAGTAACTGTTACATCAACATTAACACATTTTAACGGATTGACGCAATTCGATTTCCGAAGAGCGGGCTCAGTTTTGGTTAAACATTCCTCCAATCATTACTTTGATACAACCATTGTTACGATAAGTGATATAGCATCTCAACAATGGAATGGGTTTGAAGAATTTGAAAGCAGACTGATAAGAATAAATAATGTCACAATTCAAGCTACAGGAAATTTTGCAAGTGCAACCAACTATAATATCACCGATGCTACCGGAACATTATCAGCAGGACTAAGAATAGATAATGATGTTACATCAATAATTGGTCAACCTATTCCACAAACTTCTGTTGATTTGGTTGGAATTCTCGGTCAGTTCAAAACTAGTGCGCCTTACAATACAGGTTATCAGTTGCTTCCGCGTTTTCTGAGTGATATTATCTATGATAACTCACCTCTTATTCTTAATCCGGTTATCGCAAGCAATATTACTCCTGAAGGATTTACAGTTTACTTCAACACCGCACGAAATGGTAACAGTCAGGTGAAATATGGCTTGACACCATCTCTTGAACTTGACTCAGTTGTAATAAATAATGATACGACTGTTCATATTGTACCAGTATCTGGCTTGCAGGAAGGCACTTTATATTATTTCCGGGCTTATTCAACTAACAGTGCCGGAACAAGTTTCAGTTCATTGCAAACAGTTACTACCGCATCAGCAAATCCTCAAACAGGAACAATCAATGTTTATTTTAACTTTTCTGTTGATACAACAGTAGCTATGACAGGAAATGCAGCAAAAGGAAATGTTAACTTCGCTCAGAAACTTATTGAAAGAATAAATGCTGCTACATATTCAATTGATATGGCTCTATATAGTTTTTCAGATTTACCTGATGTTGCTAATGCTATAATTGCAGCAAAAAACAGAGGTGTTAAAGTTCGTGTTGTTTATGAAAATCGTACAACTCAAAACAGTATGCAGGCACTTATTGATGCTGGTATTCCGGTTATTAAAAGAACCTCAGGACTTAATGGAATTATGCATAATAAATTTTTTGTCTTTGATGCAAGAGATACAATTGCAGTTAACGATTGGTTATGGACCGGAAGCTGGAATGTTACATTGACTGAGAGTAATTGGGAAAATAATGTTGTTGAAATCAATGATCCTACAATTACACAAGCTTACAAAATTGAATTTGAAGAAATGTGGGGAAGCACAGGAGATTCTCCAAATCCATCAAATGCAAAATTCGGTTTTCAGAAATCAGATAACACACCTCACATATTTAACATCGGTGGCAGAGAAGTTAAAGTTTACTTCAGTCCTTCCGATGGTGTAATGGGTAAAATTGTAAATACCATTAACACTGCTAATAAAGATATTTACTTTGCTTTATATGCATTTACCCGTTCAGATATAGCTACAGCAATGAATAATCGTTTCAACGCTGGTGTTACTGATATTCGCGGTCTGATTGACCAGGTTAGTACTTCAGGTAGCCAATATTCTTATTTGAACACTTTTGCAGAAATGTTTGGAAATCAAGGGGCAACAATGCATCATAAATATGGATTAGTTGATGCAACTCAGACATATAGCAATCCTTATGTAATAACAGGTTCGGCTAACTGGTCAAATTCGGCATCAAATGATAACGATGAGAATATTTTAATCATTGATGATATTTTCATCGCTAATCAGTATATGCAGGAATTCAAGCGAAGATATAACGAAGATGGCGGGACAAATACATTTATTATTCCAATAATCATCAGTAATGATGATAAATCGTTTGAGATAGATGACTTTAAACTTTACCAAAATTATCCAAATCCATTCAATCCAACCACAACTATTAGATTTGAAGTAGCTAAAGCACAAAATCTTAAGCTCGTAGTTTATGACCTTCTTGGTAGGGAAGTAAAAGTTCTTTTCGATCAATTTGCACCGGTCGGTTTGGTCACAGTGGATTTTAAGGCGGATGATTTATCAAGTGGACTTTATATTTATCGGCTAATTGGTGAAAATGTTAATTTTTCAAGAAAAATGATGTTGCTTAAGTAG
- a CDS encoding NADH-quinone oxidoreductase subunit N, whose protein sequence is MNFTSDLFLIYPEIVLTTTLIVVVLFDLIFKKSQSWLPVLSLAGILITFIFVVMQFGTNLPAFEYSTKNNLLSIDNLSTYFKGIILVTSFFIVLFSIFSSEIKSCRERHGEYYSLLVGMMIGMFFLVSSNDLILIYLSMELLSLSSYVLSGFVKNSIRNSEASLKYVIYGSVSSGIMLFGISLLYGLTGTTNLNEINTILRGATTIDITFILSMFMILAGFGFKISVVPFHFWTPDVYEGAPITITAYLSVASKAAGFAVLIRFIKSVFFSGISQGGYWNLLSYFDWQAVLVLIAIVTMTLGNFTALWQDNLKRMLAYSSIAHAGYILLGVAVLSDQGITAVLIYFAIYMFMNLGAFLIVMLIANKIGSENIDDYKGLGYSIPFLGTVLAIFLVSLTGLPPTAGFIAKLYLFVALVDAKMIVVAIIALLNTVVSLYYYIRVLKNMYLVRDINKSVHIELKPLSFITILLLVIPVILFGVYFTPIVDFAKLSIQILGL, encoded by the coding sequence ATGAATTTTACATCAGATTTATTTTTAATCTATCCTGAAATTGTTTTAACAACTACTCTGATTGTAGTAGTTTTATTTGACCTTATTTTCAAAAAGTCACAATCTTGGCTTCCTGTATTAAGCTTAGCAGGAATACTTATTACTTTTATTTTTGTTGTAATGCAATTCGGAACAAATCTTCCTGCTTTTGAATACAGCACAAAAAATAATTTATTATCAATTGATAATCTTTCAACCTATTTCAAAGGTATTATTTTAGTTACCTCATTCTTCATCGTTTTGTTTTCAATTTTTTCAAGTGAAATAAAATCCTGCAGAGAAAGACACGGAGAATATTATTCCCTGCTTGTTGGAATGATGATAGGAATGTTTTTCCTTGTTTCATCAAATGATCTGATACTTATTTATCTTTCAATGGAATTGCTTTCACTTTCATCTTATGTTTTATCAGGGTTTGTAAAAAATTCCATCAGAAACAGTGAAGCATCATTGAAATATGTTATCTATGGTTCGGTTTCATCTGGAATTATGTTATTCGGAATTTCTTTGCTTTATGGATTAACCGGGACAACCAATCTTAATGAAATAAACACAATACTTCGTGGTGCAACAACAATTGATATTACTTTCATCCTTTCTATGTTCATGATTCTGGCAGGATTTGGATTCAAAATTTCAGTTGTACCCTTCCATTTCTGGACTCCTGATGTTTATGAAGGTGCACCAATAACAATTACTGCATATCTTTCGGTTGCCAGTAAAGCCGCAGGTTTTGCAGTTTTAATCAGATTCATAAAATCAGTTTTCTTTTCGGGAATTTCGCAAGGTGGATATTGGAATCTTTTATCTTATTTTGATTGGCAGGCAGTATTGGTTCTAATTGCGATAGTCACTATGACTCTTGGTAACTTTACTGCTCTCTGGCAGGATAATCTTAAAAGAATGTTAGCATACAGCAGCATTGCTCATGCCGGATATATTTTGCTTGGTGTTGCTGTACTTTCCGATCAGGGTATCACCGCAGTTCTTATATACTTCGCAATTTATATGTTTATGAACCTTGGAGCATTTCTGATAGTAATGCTCATTGCTAACAAAATTGGCTCAGAAAATATTGATGACTACAAAGGTCTTGGATATTCAATTCCATTTCTTGGGACAGTATTAGCAATATTTCTTGTTTCTTTAACCGGACTTCCTCCAACAGCTGGCTTTATAGCAAAGTTATATCTCTTTGTTGCTCTTGTTGACGCCAAGATGATTGTTGTTGCGATTATAGCTTTACTTAATACAGTCGTTTCATTGTATTACTATATTCGTGTTTTGAAGAATATGTATTTGGTAAGAGATATTAATAAATCAGTTCATATCGAACTTAAACCACTAAGTTTCATTACAATCCTTTTACTGGTAATCCCGGTTATCCTGTTTGGAGTCTATTTTACTCCAATAGTTGATTTTGCCAAATTATCAATTCAAATCTTAGGTTTATAG
- the erpA gene encoding iron-sulfur cluster insertion protein ErpA → MTNIQIEQEIKVTEKAAKEIKRIMDENKIPETFGLRVGVKGGGCSGLTYTLGFDGEQKESDTIIESNGIKLFVDGKSLFYLSGTELDFSDGLNGKGFVFNNPNAKKTCGCGESFGV, encoded by the coding sequence ATGACAAATATTCAAATTGAACAGGAAATCAAAGTAACTGAAAAAGCTGCAAAAGAAATCAAGCGCATAATGGATGAAAATAAAATTCCGGAAACATTTGGATTGCGAGTTGGAGTTAAAGGTGGTGGTTGCTCTGGTTTAACTTATACACTCGGATTTGATGGTGAACAAAAAGAAAGCGACACAATAATTGAATCTAATGGTATTAAGCTTTTTGTTGACGGAAAAAGTTTGTTTTATTTATCCGGGACTGAACTTGATTTCTCTGATGGTTTAAATGGCAAAGGTTTCGTTTTCAATAATCCGAATGCAAAAAAGACTTGTGGTTGTGGTGAATCTTTTGGTGTTTAA
- a CDS encoding LON peptidase substrate-binding domain-containing protein: MSKIIPLFPLQLVIFPGSQYPLHIFEPRYKTLVTESLERDTGFGIVAKFENKISDVCTYVKIVKVLKKYHNGESDIVVEGFHRYLINGVTVHPVGYLVAEVEPHNDKPENVNNDLVIQLMILFEGLLKRINYELPEEFWTNLSESKNKSFKIAEKAGLTLEQQQELLIKQSENERLKYLIEHLEFLEKKYSDEMTLKKLIMSDGYLNEKKG; the protein is encoded by the coding sequence ATGTCTAAAATAATACCTCTGTTTCCCCTTCAATTGGTTATCTTTCCGGGTTCTCAATATCCACTTCATATTTTTGAACCAAGATATAAAACTCTTGTCACCGAGTCTTTAGAAAGAGATACCGGTTTTGGAATCGTTGCAAAGTTTGAAAATAAGATTTCAGATGTTTGTACCTATGTTAAAATTGTCAAAGTTTTAAAGAAATATCATAACGGTGAATCTGATATTGTGGTAGAAGGTTTTCATCGATACTTGATAAATGGTGTAACAGTTCACCCTGTTGGCTATCTGGTTGCAGAAGTTGAACCTCATAATGATAAACCGGAAAATGTAAACAATGATTTGGTAATTCAACTGATGATATTATTTGAAGGGCTTCTGAAAAGGATAAATTATGAATTGCCCGAAGAATTTTGGACTAATCTTTCTGAAAGTAAAAATAAATCTTTTAAAATTGCCGAAAAGGCAGGACTAACTTTAGAGCAACAACAAGAATTACTGATTAAGCAAAGCGAAAATGAAAGATTAAAATATTTGATTGAACATTTGGAGTTTCTTGAGAAAAAATATTCAGATGAAATGACATTAAAAAAATTGATTATGTCGGATGGGTATTTAAATGAAAAAAAAGGATAG